A genomic stretch from Solanum stenotomum isolate F172 chromosome 8, ASM1918654v1, whole genome shotgun sequence includes:
- the LOC125874838 gene encoding probable 2-oxoglutarate-dependent dioxygenase AOP1, with the protein MDSKNIKLPKIDFSHEDLKPHTLVWNQVKSQVHKALVEYGCFEASFDKFPIHLRKSIFESSQELFDLPSQTKLKSIRTKPFNGYVGFCHPSIPLYESMGIDDANIPHKAEKFTQILWPQGNTSFCKTVQSYSEQLSELDQTIRRMILESLGVENYMDEHMNSTNYLLRLMKYKTPQSSENEMGLSSHTDKSNITILYQNQVNGLQVLTKDGQWINVDPTPDTFIVLIGDSLHALTNGRIHAPFHRVMVKGNEARYSIGLFTIPKAGYMIKAPKELVDEEHPLLYKPFTHLEFITFSYTEEGMKCESALKTYCGV; encoded by the exons ATGGATTCTAAAAACATCAAACTTCCAAAAATAGACTTTTCTCATGAAGACTTAAAGCCACACACACTTGTATGGAACCAAGTGAAAAGCCAAGTCCACAAAGCACTAGTAGAATATGGTTGTTTTGAAGCTTCCTTTGATAAATTTCCAATACATCTTAGAAAATCCATTTTTGAATCCTCACAAGAGCTTTTTGATCTCCCTTCACAAACCAAACTTAAAAGCATTAGAACCAAACCCTTCAATGGCTATGTTGGATTCTGCCACCCTTCAATTCCACTATATGAAAGCATGGGCATTGATGATGCTAACATCCCACATAAAGCTGAAAAATTCACTCAAATTCTTTGGCCTCAAGGAAATACTTCTTTTTG TAAAACTGTTCAGTCATACTCAGAGCAACTATCAGAGTTAGACCAAACGATAAGGAGAATGATTTTGGAGAGTTTAGGGGTGGAAAATTACATGGATGAGCATATGAATTCGACTAATTACCTTCTTCGATTGATGAAGTATAAAACACCTCAAAGCAGCGAGAATGAGATGGGACTAAGTTCTCACACAGACAAGAGCAATATTACCATATTATACCAAAATCAAGTGAATGGTCTTCAAGTTTTGACCAAAGATGGACAGTGGATCAATGTTGATCCTACACCAGACACATTTATTGTCTTAATTGGAGACTCACTACAT GCATTGACAAATGGTCGAATCCATGCACCATTTCATAGAGTGATGGTGAAAGGAAACGAAGCAAGGTACTCAATTGGTTTGTTTACAATACCTAAAGCTGGATACATGATAAAGGCACCAAAAGAGCTAGTAGATGAAGAGCATCCTTTACTTTATAAGCCCTTTACTCATCTTGAATTCATTACTTTCAGCTATACTGAAGAAGGCATGAAATGTGAATCTGCTTTGAAGACCTATTGTGGTGtctga